The genomic stretch CACCCGATGAGATCAAGCTAGCGGTTGATCTGATTTACTTATTAGAAAGTCATAATATTGACCCTAGCGTGGCTTTAAAGGCGCTTGAGATCGTTAAGACTGATTTAAAAAAGCAATCAAAATAATACCCATTCCATTTAAGTTTTGATCAATTTGAATACACCGAAAAGACGCTGATCCATCCTTATTCGCTTGAGAAAAGATTATCCATGGCCTTTGACATTTTCTCTGTACTCAATTTTGAACGATCATTAGATTGATGCAATTAGTATAACCACAAACAAAAAAAGGCTTGGTCTCAAATGAGATCCAAGCCTTTATGATTGCTATCTATACATAATCAGCTATTACGCAGTGCTTCAATCCGCTTATCTAGCGGTGGATGGCTCATTAATAATTGCATCATGGTTTGCTTACCATTAATGCCAAATGCCATCATTGAGCCTTCTAATTGTGGCTCATGACTCATTTTTAATCGCTCTAATGCAGCAATCATCTTCTCTTTGCCTACCAATTGAGCAGCGCCCGCATCGGCATAAAATTCACGATGACGGCTATACCACATGGTAATAAAGCTGGCGAGGAAGCCAAACACCACTTCCAGTATCATAGAAATAATGAAATAGCTCATCATACTGCCACCACGGCCTTCATCGCTATTATTTGAACTGACAATATTGGCGATCATGCGCGATAAGAAAATCACAAAAGTATTCACTACCCCTTGCATCAAGGTCATAGTGACCATATCACCATTAGCAATATGGCTCATTTCGTGGGCCAAAACCGCTTCGGCTTCTTCTCTTGTCATGCTATGCAATAAACCACTCGACACCGCAACCAATGAATCATCTCGTTTAGCGCCTGTGGCAAATGCATTAATATCCGGGGATTCGTAAATCGCCACAGTTGGCATACCGACTCCAACTTGTTGCGCTTGGCGAGTCACGGTTTGAATTAACCAATGTTCGGTTTCATTACGTGGCTGATCAATAACTTGCCCCCCCACAGAACGCAGAGCCATTTTTTTCGACATTAGCAAAGAAATAAATGAACCGCCAAAGCCGAATACCGCCGCCATCAGCAATAAACCCGATAAACTGCCCGGTTGCATTCCAGTCACTGCATAAACAATATTCAGAACAACACTTAACACCAGCACGACGGCTAGGTTGGTTGCTAAAAATAACATCACTCGCTTCATCGTTGTCTCCATAAAATTAGAAGCTTAATTATCTTTCGCTATAATCGTAGATTTCTCATCATAGGTTAAGCGTTAAATTGAAACATTTGATGTCTTTATCTGTTTGCTTGATAAATATCGCACTGAATATTGATTTTTATTATTAAACAATGTGATAGCACTCAAAATTCCACATTTTAAACAAGGTTAAATTCCCGTTGATTTAACGACTACATTGATCAACAGCCCCTAGTCATTATGATGAGATTCAAACTCATTGAACCATGTTAGCTAAGACTTTGGTCGTATTGATTTATAAACGCTAGCCCTTTATTTTATCTATAGACTTCAATAAATAATAGGGATAGTAAGATGTCAGAGCAAGCGAACTACCAAATGGCGATTGATTTATTATCTTGCCATCTGGGACTCTCAGAGGATGAAGCTAAGCAGCATTTAGGCATTAATGAAAACAAAGACGAAGAAGTGAACGTTGTGATCCCTGGTGTCAATTTAAAGCAGTGAAGGGTTAACGTAATCCTCATTAGTAACAAGATGACTCATTACGCAGATACCTTTGTCAAAATGTAAAAATTGAACATAAAAAAACGCGGCTCTTTTGGAGTCGCGTTTTTGTATGCTAAATACATAATGTCAATGTTATTAAATCAAGCTTGAAACATCCAAATATTTATTGGCATTTTTGCGCTTTGAGCCAGGTAAATATGGGATCTCACCCAGTTTAGGGGCATTAATTTTTAGCTCTAACATACGAATAATTTCTGAATAGTGCTCTGTACCTGGATTAATGCGATTGGCGATCCAACCGACGATTTCTAAACCGTCGTTTTCAATCGCTTCTGCGGTTAACATCGCATGACTCAAACAGCCTAGCTTGATCCCAACCACTAGAATAACCGGCATTTTTTCTTGCTGAACCCAAGTGGATAAACAGGTTTGTTCGGTAACAGGAACTCGCCAGCCGCCAGCCCCTTCAACCACAACCAAATCGGCCGCTTCTTTATGCGCCACCAAGCTTGTCGATAATGCATTAAAATCAATCACTACGCCGTCTTTTTGCGCCGCAAAGTGGGGTGAAGCTGGCATGGTTAAGGTGTAAGGATTCACTGTGTCATAGTCTAATTCAACACTTGAAGCGCTTTGCAGGTGCAATGCGTCTGAATTTCGTAGCCCTTGCTCTGTCATCTCCGAGCCTGAAGCCACTGGTTTATAACCTGAGGTTGAGAATCCTTTTTCTGTAAAAGCACGCAATAGTGCCTGAGATACCATAGTTTTACCTACATCGGTATCCGTACCGGCAATAAATACTGAATTCATCATTTTAAAATAAGCCCTAAACAAACATGATAGGTCGCAGGTAGCTGACCTAATGGATTACGAAATTGTTGGTATGCTTTCTCTACATCCAGTAATGAACGACGCTTGGTTAAACCGGCACTGCGACCATCAACATGGGTTGCGCCTATGCCTTTTAAATCTTTCATTAACTCAAATGCGGAGTCATACCAAACTTGAATTTCGGTTGAGTCTACGTGATAGCGCTGCGCTGAAGTTTGCGCTAACGCAAAGTTTAGTTGATCCCACTGATGAAATTGGTTCACATGTTGATATTTATCAATTTGTGACCAAGATCTCTTTAATTCAATCAAAGAACCTTCTAACAATGTCGAAAAATAACATTGCCCCTCTTTTTTTAACATTCGGCTTAACATCTGAAACAAATGAGATAAGTCATGACACCACTGAATAGCCAAGCTGGAGAAAATAATATCGAAGCTAGCGGCGGAAAAAGGAGGGTCTTCCGCATCACCTTGCTGATAACTCACCCTTGATACATTGTCACTTTGGGCCATAACCCCATCACAACGTTGTTGGCATTGCTCTAGCATCGAATATGACAAATCAAAGGCCGTCACATCAGCACCACGTTTTAATAATTGTTCAGTAAAATAGCCGGTTCCACAGCCTAAATCTAA from Vibrio algicola encodes the following:
- the bioC gene encoding malonyl-ACP O-methyltransferase BioC, with the protein product MSFATLEQECHHSRVSDKQAIADAFSKAARTYDQHAAFQREVGQRLMDKLPNDLSGLSVLDLGCGTGYFTEQLLKRGADVTAFDLSYSMLEQCQQRCDGVMAQSDNVSRVSYQQGDAEDPPFSAASFDIIFSSLAIQWCHDLSHLFQMLSRMLKKEGQCYFSTLLEGSLIELKRSWSQIDKYQHVNQFHQWDQLNFALAQTSAQRYHVDSTEIQVWYDSAFELMKDLKGIGATHVDGRSAGLTKRRSLLDVEKAYQQFRNPLGQLPATYHVCLGLILK
- the bioD gene encoding dethiobiotin synthase, with protein sequence MMNSVFIAGTDTDVGKTMVSQALLRAFTEKGFSTSGYKPVASGSEMTEQGLRNSDALHLQSASSVELDYDTVNPYTLTMPASPHFAAQKDGVVIDFNALSTSLVAHKEAADLVVVEGAGGWRVPVTEQTCLSTWVQQEKMPVILVVGIKLGCLSHAMLTAEAIENDGLEIVGWIANRINPGTEHYSEIIRMLELKINAPKLGEIPYLPGSKRKNANKYLDVSSLI
- the rsmS gene encoding pleiotropic regulatory protein RsmS; this translates as MNDSDRANDSDSVSSPLDNAPDEIKLAVDLIYLLESHNIDPSVALKALEIVKTDLKKQSK
- the htpX gene encoding protease HtpX encodes the protein MKRVMLFLATNLAVVLVLSVVLNIVYAVTGMQPGSLSGLLLMAAVFGFGGSFISLLMSKKMALRSVGGQVIDQPRNETEHWLIQTVTRQAQQVGVGMPTVAIYESPDINAFATGAKRDDSLVAVSSGLLHSMTREEAEAVLAHEMSHIANGDMVTMTLMQGVVNTFVIFLSRMIANIVSSNNSDEGRGGSMMSYFIISMILEVVFGFLASFITMWYSRHREFYADAGAAQLVGKEKMIAALERLKMSHEPQLEGSMMAFGINGKQTMMQLLMSHPPLDKRIEALRNS